In the Leifsonia sp. 466MF genome, one interval contains:
- a CDS encoding serine hydrolase domain-containing protein, translated as MTRLTIEQSTTRPPRYPGVAEELDLDSWQDAPHSQWAFAHVSELVPTATIGHRPRTDSGVDRLTALDDVADLRAMLAESWTDAFLVQRDGRTIAEHYRPGFAPDDRHLLQSVSKSICGILVGTLVHDGLIDVRRTMASYVPELDGSAYGDATVQQVLDMTVAVEYEEDYRNPESHMQAQDRIAGWRPRRDTDPADTYEFLRGLKANGMHGRRFQYCSADTDALAWLVEAVTGERYPVVLAARVWERLRCAQDATITVDPSGFASANGGISCTAADLARVGWLMLGGGTIEGRRVVSEEWVRQTMAGGDRDVARNLLIQREYPRVSYRNQWWSTGNERGNVYAVGIHGQYIWLDPQTGTVIVKFSSAPDPVSAAGNEIHARLFSEVCAALPR; from the coding sequence ATGACCCGCCTCACGATTGAACAGAGCACGACCCGGCCGCCTCGCTACCCTGGGGTCGCGGAGGAGCTCGACCTCGACAGCTGGCAGGATGCGCCGCACAGCCAGTGGGCGTTCGCCCACGTGAGCGAGCTGGTTCCCACCGCCACCATCGGCCACCGCCCCCGTACAGACTCCGGGGTGGACAGGCTTACCGCTCTGGATGATGTGGCCGATCTGCGGGCGATGCTCGCGGAATCTTGGACCGACGCCTTCCTGGTACAACGGGACGGCAGAACGATTGCTGAGCACTACCGTCCCGGCTTTGCGCCAGACGACCGCCACCTGCTCCAAAGCGTGTCGAAGTCCATTTGCGGCATCCTCGTCGGAACGCTCGTCCACGACGGCCTGATCGACGTCAGGCGAACCATGGCGTCGTACGTCCCCGAACTCGACGGCTCCGCGTATGGCGACGCCACCGTGCAGCAGGTGCTCGACATGACCGTCGCGGTCGAGTACGAAGAGGACTACCGCAACCCCGAGTCGCACATGCAGGCTCAGGACCGCATCGCCGGGTGGCGTCCTCGTCGCGACACCGATCCGGCGGACACGTACGAGTTCCTGCGAGGGTTGAAGGCCAACGGCATGCACGGCCGGCGCTTCCAGTACTGCTCGGCCGACACGGATGCCCTGGCGTGGCTGGTGGAGGCGGTGACCGGTGAACGCTATCCCGTCGTTTTGGCGGCGCGCGTTTGGGAACGGCTGCGTTGCGCGCAGGACGCCACGATCACCGTCGACCCGTCGGGATTCGCCTCCGCCAACGGCGGAATCTCGTGCACAGCGGCTGACCTCGCCCGTGTCGGCTGGCTGATGCTCGGCGGCGGCACCATCGAAGGCAGGCGCGTCGTGTCCGAGGAGTGGGTGCGGCAGACCATGGCTGGGGGAGACCGCGACGTCGCGCGCAACCTCCTGATCCAGCGCGAATACCCACGGGTCTCGTACCGCAATCAATGGTGGTCCACAGGCAACGAGCGCGGGAACGTCTATGCGGTCGGCATCCACGGGCAGTACATCTGGCTGGATCCGCAGACCGGAACCGTGATCGTCAAGTTCTCCTCGGCACCCGATCCCGTCTCGGCCGCGGGCAACGAGATCCATGCGCGACTGTTCAGCGAGGTGTGCGCCGCGCTGCCGCGGTGA